The Deinococcus arcticus genome has a window encoding:
- a CDS encoding class I SAM-dependent RNA methyltransferase — translation MSDALLTLEIEKLVAGGLGLARDESGVVLVRGALPGEQVTARVRAGKGVRQGEVVEVLRRSPERVDGPALPTADLAHATYEAQLNYKRAFVEEALSRIAKVRHGVAPTVPSPQPWGYRNTAQYLVTPRGLAYRERRGSEPLVVSRDPLVMPQIQAVLDRLDPAQLDPATEVAFRASRLTGEVVAALIGAGEPRQFLRASDHLMDAGVVGVSLAQPAGRRFSAGVRLIAGESEIREQFGDVQVSVSATGFAQVNPEAAGLAYRRAAELAGKGEHAVDLYGGAGAIGRHLAPHFRRVTVLDAAPEALARGRQDVAQSGEKNVTFRNGDAARFSELGTDVIVVDPPRAGLEEGARDHIHASTADRLVYVSCDPATWARDVGDLVRRGWKLAEVVPHDFYPQTSHVEIVSVLSR, via the coding sequence ATGTCGGACGCTCTGCTTACGCTGGAAATCGAGAAACTGGTCGCCGGAGGTCTGGGGCTGGCCCGTGACGAGTCCGGCGTGGTGCTGGTGCGCGGCGCGCTGCCGGGCGAACAGGTCACGGCCCGCGTGCGGGCAGGCAAGGGCGTGCGCCAGGGCGAGGTGGTGGAGGTGCTGCGCCGCAGTCCGGAGCGCGTGGACGGCCCGGCGCTGCCCACCGCCGATCTGGCCCACGCCACCTACGAAGCGCAGCTGAATTACAAACGCGCCTTTGTGGAAGAGGCCCTGAGCCGCATTGCCAAGGTGCGCCACGGGGTGGCCCCCACCGTGCCCAGCCCGCAGCCCTGGGGCTACCGCAACACCGCCCAGTATCTGGTGACCCCCCGGGGACTGGCGTACCGCGAGCGCCGGGGCAGCGAGCCGCTGGTGGTCAGCCGCGATCCCCTGGTCATGCCCCAGATTCAGGCTGTGCTGGACCGCCTGGACCCCGCCCAGCTGGACCCCGCCACCGAGGTGGCCTTCCGGGCCAGCCGCCTGACCGGCGAGGTGGTGGCCGCCCTGATTGGCGCGGGCGAACCCAGGCAGTTCCTGCGCGCCAGTGACCACCTGATGGACGCGGGGGTGGTGGGGGTGTCGCTGGCCCAGCCCGCCGGGCGCCGTTTCAGCGCGGGCGTGCGCCTGATCGCCGGCGAGAGCGAGATCCGCGAGCAGTTCGGGGACGTGCAGGTGAGTGTGTCGGCCACGGGCTTCGCGCAGGTGAACCCCGAGGCGGCGGGGCTGGCCTACCGCCGCGCCGCCGAACTGGCCGGCAAGGGTGAGCACGCCGTGGACCTGTACGGCGGCGCCGGGGCCATCGGGCGGCATCTGGCGCCCCATTTCCGCCGGGTGACCGTGCTGGACGCCGCCCCCGAGGCCCTGGCACGCGGCCGGCAGGACGTGGCCCAGAGCGGCGAGAAGAACGTGACCTTCCGCAACGGCGACGCCGCGCGCTTTTCCGAGCTGGGCACCGACGTGATTGTGGTGGACCCGCCCCGCGCCGGCCTGGAAGAGGGCGCGCGCGACCACATCCATGCCAGCACTGCCGACCGGCTGGTGTATGTGTCGTGCGATCCCGCCACCTGGGCGCGCGATGTGGGCGATCTGGTGCGCCGGGGCTGGAAACTGGCCGAGGTGGTGCCGCACGACTTCTACCCCCAGACCAGCCACGTGGAGATCGTGAGCGTGCTGAGCCGCTAA
- a CDS encoding 4'-phosphopantetheinyl transferase superfamily protein, producing MIVAVGHDLIEIERIRRMLDREGRRAEKLFAPTELAYCARLQDPAPSLAARFAAKEAFQKVWPRPHGWRDVWVERERTPDGPFPFAPPVLGFCPEIAAELQARGWQAHLSLTHTKEHASAVVVLEARLEPAPESSAG from the coding sequence ATGATTGTGGCTGTGGGGCATGACCTGATCGAGATCGAGCGCATTCGCCGGATGCTGGACCGCGAGGGCCGCCGCGCCGAGAAGCTGTTTGCGCCCACTGAACTGGCCTACTGCGCCCGGCTGCAAGACCCCGCCCCCAGCCTCGCGGCCCGTTTTGCGGCCAAGGAAGCCTTTCAGAAAGTCTGGCCCCGCCCCCACGGCTGGAGGGACGTGTGGGTGGAGCGCGAGCGCACCCCGGACGGGCCTTTCCCCTTTGCCCCGCCGGTCCTGGGGTTTTGCCCGGAGATCGCGGCCGAACTGCAGGCCCGTGGCTGGCAGGCGCACCTGAGCCTGACCCACACCAAGGAACACGCCTCGGCGGTGGTGGTGCTCGAAGCGCGGCTGGAGCCTGCCCCAGAATCGTCGGCAGGCTGA
- a CDS encoding HepT-like ribonuclease domain-containing protein, whose product MTGTEPLFPEALRLTTLAAALRGTQAQWPGLGVVRVRVFGSVARGEATPASDIDLLVDFGPDTPRGLLDLMRVREVFEAALGRRVDVVTPGALRPPLRGEILADAVDVLHVPDPAPRSHRAKRWRWRVYDLLGAIDRMTEYTAGHSLTTFTRDEIVQDAVLHTLARLGETTKFIPQSVQDRHPEVPWALLRDVRNLVSHDYFGIEAGLIWHTARVELPGLRGRLQALADGEK is encoded by the coding sequence GTGACCGGCACCGAGCCGCTGTTTCCCGAGGCCCTGCGCCTGACCACCCTCGCCGCCGCGCTGCGCGGCACCCAGGCGCAGTGGCCGGGCCTGGGCGTGGTTCGCGTGCGCGTGTTTGGTTCCGTGGCCCGGGGCGAGGCCACCCCGGCGAGCGACATTGACCTGCTGGTGGACTTTGGCCCCGACACGCCGCGCGGCCTGCTGGACCTGATGCGGGTGCGCGAGGTCTTTGAGGCCGCCCTGGGCCGCCGGGTAGACGTGGTGACCCCCGGCGCCCTGCGCCCGCCGCTGCGCGGTGAGATTCTGGCCGACGCCGTGGACGTGCTGCACGTGCCCGACCCCGCGCCCCGCAGCCACCGCGCCAAACGCTGGCGCTGGCGGGTGTACGACCTGCTGGGCGCCATTGACCGGATGACCGAGTACACCGCCGGGCATTCCCTGACCACCTTTACCCGCGACGAGATCGTGCAAGACGCCGTGCTGCACACCCTGGCCCGGCTGGGCGAAACCACCAAGTTCATTCCGCAGAGCGTGCAGGACCGCCACCCGGAGGTGCCCTGGGCGCTGCTGCGGGATGTGCGCAATCTGGTGTCGCACGATTATTTCGGGATTGAGGCGGGGCTGATCTGGCACACGGCGCGGGTGGAGCTGCCGGGGCTTCGGGGGCGGCTACAGGCGTTGGCGGATGGGGAGAAGTGA